In one window of Epinephelus fuscoguttatus linkage group LG20, E.fuscoguttatus.final_Chr_v1 DNA:
- the LOC125880631 gene encoding serine-rich coiled-coil domain-containing protein 2-like isoform X3 — protein sequence MSAPPLFDPLTMPTMVSRLPKFGSRPKSAALSNGTQTGPAATASTGTFTSTRLTNGFYHHPGPAGVNSSLTTPPAAVKQNGFIRVPTSFSMKWRKENEKVEDGGADGEKEWRKGTGGNVGQNRSVNNIHQYNSQRQPGSPVVSQRDAKKATTSSAGKGRSFGFSATPSSTPSPQSSPRTLPVSKSGSHGSKPSQTSLGLSNGTKPTLNGFSGSKPRSTSLRQPQNFARSGGSRPGSGPGSRSGSPFQKKPPASRSYSSDSLGSAPSSQLTESDRFRSRSLTQVRRQPSPTLTSSSTSSSVSHNTRSYSSNRAAGRGASSAQAPPRSSLAKPPGTSQPPEGGGRGGGAKAQTSAAPGRSGFSIPSLLPPTALKKPLLPSLGPASKPSGISYKLSRPSLIKQSRPLRVTSASELGGEQEVNQGLTARRDSVETPSTTENSPESSPEAPETEGLSAEPASQGEVSIVGETLEDMSLSSNSSLDRNDTSQEYMDDFDNLGNGGVGILLLSSKNDEDDSGLDQSCTRFDEDKVAVNGVTKAAGLCFLDDGMDWAGMRLSGEQGDHHLTQLPHRRTSSQPDYHEQGGSSLDLSPSDSCGSGGTYMWDEEGLEPLGGAATTASININTTNSNTTHHIGSFDSDLNSIDVLNNLESCDLDDDDLMLDADLPEDASLHSDGDGIAHMAQWRMRQLCWGTQDVHNDNESDFQCYKLTEDPGNKRTDMARDSDLILDLCPPRSPCMSPGTPGLGADVEELAEDCSAVRSQLEFLQRLLLQEEDMDEDTLTTDTLLSPEINNDSSHSSDTRVQALLQEVQQLREELRSRDRTIAQLTMQLTVPTATTRCRCQETPGRVDRHTQTSVAERESVASQTPWREHTAFPPVPFLSPPWQYQRSRPYRGRPKPSIPSHLARKITDTSPLQPRSPGTTDAPMPSSTPNPSSASS from the exons ATGTCAGCCCCTCCTCTTTTCGACCCTCTCACCATGCCCACCATGGTTTCTAGGCTTCCCAAGTTTGGCTCACGTCCCAAATCTGCTGCACTTTCCAATGGCACTCAGACAGGTCCGGCTGCCACCGCGAGCACCGGCACCTTCACCAGCACTCGCCTCACCAACGGGTTCTACCACCACCCCGGCCCAGCAGGGGTCAACAGCAGTCTGACCACGCCCcctgctgctgttaaacagaATGGATTCATCAGAGTGCCGACTTCATTTTCCATGAAATGgaggaaagaaaatgagaagGTGGAGGACGGAGGAGCTGACGGAGAGAAGGAGTGGAGGAAAGGAACTGGTGGGAATGTCGGGCAGAATCGCTCCGTTAACAACATCCATCAGTATAATTCCCAACGCCAACCGGGATCACCAGTGGTGTCACAGCGTGATGCCAAGAAGGCAACCACGTCTTCTGCAGGAAAGGGGCGTAGTTTTGGTTTTTCTGCAACACCTTCATCAACACCATCGCCACAGTCCAGCCCCAGAACACTTCCTGTCTCTAAAAGTGGATCGCACGGTTCCAAACCAAGCCAAACTTCTCTCGGGCTCAGCAACGGCACCAAACCAACCCTAAATGGTTTTTCTGGTTCCAAACCAAGGAGCACTTCTCTGAGACAGCCTCAGAACTTTGCTCGCTCTGGCGGTTCTCGACCAGGTTCAGGTCCAGGTTCTCGTTCTGGTTCCCCCTTCCAGAAGAAACCACCGGCCAGCCGCTCCTACTCCAGTGACAGCCTCGGCTCCGCTCCGTCCAGCCAGCTGACTGAGAGCGATCGCTTTCGGTCACGTAGCCTCACGCAGGTCCGACGGCAGCCCTCCCCCACCCTcacctcttcctccacctcctcctcagtcTCTCACAACACCCGCTCCTACTCCTCTAACAGGGCTGCGGGGCGAGGAGCTTCTTCTGCTCAGGCTCCGCCCAGAAGCAGCTTAGCAAAGCCTCCAGGTACCAGCCAGCCTCCTGAGGGAGGAGGCAGAGGTGGAGGGGCCAAAGCTCAAACTTCTGCTGCTCCAGGGAGGTCAGGGTTCAGCATCCCCTCCCTACTTCCCCCCACGGCCTTAAAGAAGCCCCTCCTACCCAGCCTTGGCCCCGCCTCTAAGCCAAGCGGCATCAGCTACAAGCTGTCACGCCCGTCACTCATCAAGCAGTCTCGCCCCCTCCGAGTGACCTCAGCCAGTGAGCTAGGGggtgaacaggaagtgaaccaaGGACTGACAGCGCGGAGAGACTCAGTGGAGACGCCTTCGACTACAGAAAACAGCCCAG AAAGTTCCCCGGAGGCTCCAGAGACAGAGGGGCTGTCGGCAGAGCCAGCATCCCAGGGAGAGGTGTCGATTGTGGGGGAGACGCTGGAGGACATGTCCCTGTCCTCCAACTCGTCTCTGGATAGAAACGACACCAGTCAGGAGTACATGGACGACTTTGACAACCTGG GAAATGGAGGGGTGGGCATACTGCTTCTGTCCTCTAAAAACGATGAAGATGACTCAGGGCTTGACCAGTCATGCACCAGGTTTGATGAAGACAAAGTGGCTGTTAACGGTGTCACCAAGGCAGCGGGACTCTGTTTCCTGGACGACGGTATGGACTGGGCCGGCATGAGACTCAGCG GTGAGCAAGGGGATCATCATCTGACCCAACTCCCCCATCGGAGAACGTCTAGTCAGCCGGACTACCACGAGCAG GGCGGTTCGTCTCTGGACCTGTCCCCATCGGACAGCTGTGGGTCTGGGGGAACCTACATGTGGGATGAGGAGGGCCTGGAGCCACTTGGGGGCGCCGCCACAACCGCCTCcatcaacatcaacacaacCAACAGCAACACCACCCATCACATCGGGAGCTTCGACTCCGACCTCAACAGcatt gACGTCTTGAACAACCTGGAGTCTTGTGATCTGGATGATGATGACCTCATGCTGGACGCAGACCTCCCAGAAGATGCTTCTCTTCACAGCG ATGGAGACGGCATCGCCCACATGGCTCAGTGGAGGATGAGGCAGCTCTGCTGGGGAACGCAGGACGTCCACAACGACAATGAGAG TGATTTCCAGTGCTACAAGCTAACTGAGGATCCTGGGAATAAGAGGACAGACATGGCCAGGGACAGCGACCTCATTCTGGACCTCTGTCCTCCAAG GTCTCCCTGCATGTCTCCTGGGACTCCTGGTTTGGGTGCTGATGTGGAGGAACTGGCTGAAGACTGTTCTGCAGTCAGGTCACAGCTGGAGTTCCTGCAGAGGTTGCTGCTGCAG GAGGAGGACATGGACGAGGACACGCTGACCACGGACACTCTCCTGAGTCCTGAGATAAACAACGACTCCTCCCACAGCTCCGACACTCGG gtgcaGGCTCTCCTGCAGGAGGTGCAGCAGCTCAGAGAGGAGCTGAGGAGCCGAGACCGAACCATCGCACAGCTCACCATGCAGCTG ACTGTCCCCACGGCGACCACCAGGTGTCGCTGCCAGGAGACGCCGGGGAGGGTGGATCGACACACACAGACGAGTGTGGCGGAGAGAGAGAGCGTGGCCTCGCAGACGCCGTGGAGAGAGCACAct
- the LOC125880631 gene encoding serine-rich coiled-coil domain-containing protein 2-like isoform X4: protein MSAPPLFDPLTMPTMVSRLPKFGSRPKSAALSNGTQTGPAATASTGTFTSTRLTNGFYHHPGPAGVNSSLTTPPAAVKQNGFIRVPTSFSMKWRKENEKVEDGGADGEKEWRKGTGGNVGQNRSVNNIHQYNSQRQPGSPVVSQRDAKKATTSSAGKGRSFGFSATPSSTPSPQSSPRTLPVSKSGSHGSKPSQTSLGLSNGTKPTLNGFSGSKPRSTSLRQPQNFARSGGSRPGSGPGSRSGSPFQKKPPASRSYSSDSLGSAPSSQLTESDRFRSRSLTQVRRQPSPTLTSSSTSSSVSHNTRSYSSNRAAGRGASSAQAPPRSSLAKPPGTSQPPEGGGRGGGAKAQTSAAPGRSGFSIPSLLPPTALKKPLLPSLGPASKPSGISYKLSRPSLIKQSRPLRVTSASELGGEQEVNQGLTARRDSVETPSTTENSPESSPEAPETEGLSAEPASQGEVSIVGETLEDMSLSSNSSLDRNDTSQEYMDDFDNLGNGGVGILLLSSKNDEDDSGLDQSCTRFDEDKVAVNGVTKAAGLCFLDDGMDWAGMRLSGEQGDHHLTQLPHRRTSSQPDYHEQGGSSLDLSPSDSCGSGGTYMWDEEGLEPLGGAATTASININTTNSNTTHHIGSFDSDLNSIDVLNNLESCDLDDDDLMLDADLPEDASLHSDGDGIAHMAQWRMRQLCWGTQDVHNDNESDFQCYKLTEDPGNKRTDMARDSDLILDLCPPRSPCMSPGTPGLGADVEELAEDCSAVRSQLEFLQRLLLQEEDMDEDTLTTDTLLSPEINNDSSHSSDTRVQALLQEVQQLREELRSRDRTIAQLTMQLTVPTATTRCRCQETPGRVDRHTQTSVAERESVASQTPWREHTAFPPVPFLSPPWQYQRSRPYRGRPKPSIPSHLARKRVENLVLYFSDTACHRYFTPPAKKSRNH, encoded by the exons ATGTCAGCCCCTCCTCTTTTCGACCCTCTCACCATGCCCACCATGGTTTCTAGGCTTCCCAAGTTTGGCTCACGTCCCAAATCTGCTGCACTTTCCAATGGCACTCAGACAGGTCCGGCTGCCACCGCGAGCACCGGCACCTTCACCAGCACTCGCCTCACCAACGGGTTCTACCACCACCCCGGCCCAGCAGGGGTCAACAGCAGTCTGACCACGCCCcctgctgctgttaaacagaATGGATTCATCAGAGTGCCGACTTCATTTTCCATGAAATGgaggaaagaaaatgagaagGTGGAGGACGGAGGAGCTGACGGAGAGAAGGAGTGGAGGAAAGGAACTGGTGGGAATGTCGGGCAGAATCGCTCCGTTAACAACATCCATCAGTATAATTCCCAACGCCAACCGGGATCACCAGTGGTGTCACAGCGTGATGCCAAGAAGGCAACCACGTCTTCTGCAGGAAAGGGGCGTAGTTTTGGTTTTTCTGCAACACCTTCATCAACACCATCGCCACAGTCCAGCCCCAGAACACTTCCTGTCTCTAAAAGTGGATCGCACGGTTCCAAACCAAGCCAAACTTCTCTCGGGCTCAGCAACGGCACCAAACCAACCCTAAATGGTTTTTCTGGTTCCAAACCAAGGAGCACTTCTCTGAGACAGCCTCAGAACTTTGCTCGCTCTGGCGGTTCTCGACCAGGTTCAGGTCCAGGTTCTCGTTCTGGTTCCCCCTTCCAGAAGAAACCACCGGCCAGCCGCTCCTACTCCAGTGACAGCCTCGGCTCCGCTCCGTCCAGCCAGCTGACTGAGAGCGATCGCTTTCGGTCACGTAGCCTCACGCAGGTCCGACGGCAGCCCTCCCCCACCCTcacctcttcctccacctcctcctcagtcTCTCACAACACCCGCTCCTACTCCTCTAACAGGGCTGCGGGGCGAGGAGCTTCTTCTGCTCAGGCTCCGCCCAGAAGCAGCTTAGCAAAGCCTCCAGGTACCAGCCAGCCTCCTGAGGGAGGAGGCAGAGGTGGAGGGGCCAAAGCTCAAACTTCTGCTGCTCCAGGGAGGTCAGGGTTCAGCATCCCCTCCCTACTTCCCCCCACGGCCTTAAAGAAGCCCCTCCTACCCAGCCTTGGCCCCGCCTCTAAGCCAAGCGGCATCAGCTACAAGCTGTCACGCCCGTCACTCATCAAGCAGTCTCGCCCCCTCCGAGTGACCTCAGCCAGTGAGCTAGGGggtgaacaggaagtgaaccaaGGACTGACAGCGCGGAGAGACTCAGTGGAGACGCCTTCGACTACAGAAAACAGCCCAG AAAGTTCCCCGGAGGCTCCAGAGACAGAGGGGCTGTCGGCAGAGCCAGCATCCCAGGGAGAGGTGTCGATTGTGGGGGAGACGCTGGAGGACATGTCCCTGTCCTCCAACTCGTCTCTGGATAGAAACGACACCAGTCAGGAGTACATGGACGACTTTGACAACCTGG GAAATGGAGGGGTGGGCATACTGCTTCTGTCCTCTAAAAACGATGAAGATGACTCAGGGCTTGACCAGTCATGCACCAGGTTTGATGAAGACAAAGTGGCTGTTAACGGTGTCACCAAGGCAGCGGGACTCTGTTTCCTGGACGACGGTATGGACTGGGCCGGCATGAGACTCAGCG GTGAGCAAGGGGATCATCATCTGACCCAACTCCCCCATCGGAGAACGTCTAGTCAGCCGGACTACCACGAGCAG GGCGGTTCGTCTCTGGACCTGTCCCCATCGGACAGCTGTGGGTCTGGGGGAACCTACATGTGGGATGAGGAGGGCCTGGAGCCACTTGGGGGCGCCGCCACAACCGCCTCcatcaacatcaacacaacCAACAGCAACACCACCCATCACATCGGGAGCTTCGACTCCGACCTCAACAGcatt gACGTCTTGAACAACCTGGAGTCTTGTGATCTGGATGATGATGACCTCATGCTGGACGCAGACCTCCCAGAAGATGCTTCTCTTCACAGCG ATGGAGACGGCATCGCCCACATGGCTCAGTGGAGGATGAGGCAGCTCTGCTGGGGAACGCAGGACGTCCACAACGACAATGAGAG TGATTTCCAGTGCTACAAGCTAACTGAGGATCCTGGGAATAAGAGGACAGACATGGCCAGGGACAGCGACCTCATTCTGGACCTCTGTCCTCCAAG GTCTCCCTGCATGTCTCCTGGGACTCCTGGTTTGGGTGCTGATGTGGAGGAACTGGCTGAAGACTGTTCTGCAGTCAGGTCACAGCTGGAGTTCCTGCAGAGGTTGCTGCTGCAG GAGGAGGACATGGACGAGGACACGCTGACCACGGACACTCTCCTGAGTCCTGAGATAAACAACGACTCCTCCCACAGCTCCGACACTCGG gtgcaGGCTCTCCTGCAGGAGGTGCAGCAGCTCAGAGAGGAGCTGAGGAGCCGAGACCGAACCATCGCACAGCTCACCATGCAGCTG ACTGTCCCCACGGCGACCACCAGGTGTCGCTGCCAGGAGACGCCGGGGAGGGTGGATCGACACACACAGACGAGTGTGGCGGAGAGAGAGAGCGTGGCCTCGCAGACGCCGTGGAGAGAGCACAct